The Paramisgurnus dabryanus chromosome 3, PD_genome_1.1, whole genome shotgun sequence genome includes a window with the following:
- the LOC135770818 gene encoding NFATC2-interacting protein isoform X2, protein MADRTSDSDGDAPVSDSPKQRPKRRRIIDPTSITTVPIYSNKVNRSLNLKPTTFTQSNLTEEEKDGPLWSPPPPRTEKQSTSINLSDSEEEPQQIQAQEILRSPSPPPPCSPPVKQSRQANQKIKKLDAIGSFACLSPVYQEPVIEYRNSPSPVNDDDDDEIIILSDNKRKRRHPNTEHSDVAREISLKFRCRTELHKIPILSTAPLSKAVEQLAIKLSVRPSQILLLRKDVELPVHSSVSELGLGIADIIDCVIKEDKQDDNTKCDVITLRLQGKEKGSTQEYSVQKTAPIGSILSQYISGLPASDRRRAKFLFDGSRISHNQTPAELEMEDGDVIEVWA, encoded by the exons ATGGCTGATCGG ACATCAGACAGTGACGGGGATGCACCTGTATCAGACTCTCCAAAACAACGTCCCAAACGTCGCCGCATTATCGACCCCACATCCATCACAACAGTACCCATTTATTCCAACAAG GTAAACAGGTCCTTAAATCTGAAGCCAACGACTTTCACACAAAGCAACCTCACAG AGGAGGAAAAGGATGGTCCTCTATGGTCTCCGCCTCCACCACGAACAGAGAAACAGTCAACAAGCATCAATCTGAGTGATTCAGAGGAGGAGCCACAACAGATTCAAGCTCA GGAAATTCTTCGCTCCCCCTCTCCACCTCCACCATGTAGTCCACCGGTCAAACAAAGCAGACAGGCAAACCAAAAAATAAA GAAATTGGATGCTATTGGCTCTTTTGCTTGTCTGTCGCCTGTGTATCAAGAACCCGTTATTGAGTACAGAAACTCTCCATCTCCTgtaaatgatgatgatgatgatgagatcATCATTCTTTCTGACAACAAACGGAAAAGACGTCACCCGAATACTGAGCACAGTGACGTGGCACGAGAAATCTCACTAAAATTCCGTTGTCGAACAGAATTGCACAAAATTCCAATACTTTCT ACAGCCCCTTTGAGTAAAGCTGTGGAACAGCTGGCCATTAAACTTAGTGTCCGGCCCAGCCAAATTCTGTTATTAAGAAAAGATGTTGAACTCCCGGTTCACTCCTCCGTCAGTGAGCTGGGACTTGGCATAGCTGACATCATAG ACTGTGTAATAAAAGAGGATAAACAAGACGACAATACTAAATGTGATGTCATTACTCTGCGACTGCAAGGCAAAGAGAAAGGATCAACGCAGGAGTATTCAGTGCAAAAG actGCTCCTATAGGATCCATCCTGTCTCAGTATATTTCTGGTCTTCCGGCCAGTGACAGGCGGAGAGCTAAATTCCTCTTTGATGGGTCAAGAATCTCACATAATCAGACTCCAGCTGAGCTAGAAATGGAGGATGGGGATGTCATTGAAGTCTGGGCTTAA
- the LOC135770818 gene encoding protein spinster homolog 1 isoform X1, with protein MSGEPADTTPFFSDDNEGEGPTENGAVSSPPEEESASGVSSSRAILTVAVLCYINLLNYMDRFTVAGVLTDIEKFFKISDGKSGLLQTVFICSYMFLAPLFGYLGDRYNRKLIMSGGILFWSIVTLASSFVGKDHFWALLLTRGLVGVGEASYSTIAPTIIADLFIKEKRTNMLSIFYFAIPVGSGFGYIVGSRVAAVAKDWHWALRVTPGLGLLAVILLIFVVQEPKRGAIEAHSEDMLHRTSWLEDMKALCRNHSFVLSTFGFTAVAFVTGSLALWAPAFLFRAGVFNGEKQPCFKDNCDDSGSLIFGIITIVTGILGVASGVQASKKLRTKTPRADPLVCATGLLLAAPFLYLSIMFAQVSTVATYVFIFFGETFLSMNWAIVADILLYVVIPTRRSTAEAFQIVLSHLLGDAISPYLIGVVSDSIKSSDSYMWEFRSLQISLLLCSFVAVGGGAFFLATAFFIEKDRNLAENYVPSDDAPIVVPKRGRSTKVSVSSVLI; from the exons ATGTCAGGTGAGCCTGCGGACACCACGCCCTTCTTCTCAGATGATAATGAGGGGGAGGGGCCTACAGAGAATGGGGCGGTGTCATCTCCACCAGAGGAGGAGTCGGCTAGTGGAGTGTCTAGTAGTAGAGCTATACTGACGGTAGCTGTACTCTGCTATATCAACCTACTGAACTATATGGACAGATTCACTGTCGCAG GTGTACTTACTGACATTGAGAAATTCTTCAAAATTAGCGATGGAAAATCAGGGCTGCTTCAGACGG TTTTCATCTGCAGTTACATGTTCCTGGCTCCTCTGTTCGGTTACCTGGGCGACAGGTATAACAGGAAGTTGATCATGAGTGGTGGGATTTTGTTCTGGTCTATAGTGACACTGGCCAGCTCCTTCGTCGGCAAAGAT catttttggGCGCTGTTGTTGACCCGGGGGCTTGTGGGTGTAGGGGAGGCCAGTTACTCCACAATCGCACCCACCATCATTGCTGATCTGTTCATCAAGGAGAAAAGGACCAACATGCTTTCCATTTTTTACTTTGCCATTCCTGTGGGCAG TGGTTTTGGGTATATAGTGGGTTCACGCGTGGCTGCTGTGGCTAAAGACTGGCACTGGGCTCTTCGG GTGACCCCTGGCCTGGGGCTGCTGGCAGTGATCCTGTTGATATTTGTGGTTCAGGAGCCAAAGCGCGGGGCGATCGAAGCTCATTCAGAGGATATGCTGCACAGAACCAGCTGGCTGGAAGACATGAAAGCGCTCTGCAGGAA CCATAGTTTTGTTCTGTCCACGTTTGGCTTCACAGCTGTGGCCTTTGTGACAGGATCTTTGGCCCTGTGGGCTCCTGCATTTTTATTCAGAGCGGGTGTCTTCAATGGTGAGAAACAGCCATGTTTCAAGGACAACTGTGACGACTCTGGCAG CCTGATTTTTGGTATCATCACAATTGTCACTGGTATCCTGGGTGTGGCTAGTGGCGTGCAGGCCAGCAAGAAACTGAGGACGAAAACCCCACGCGCTGATCCACTGGTCTGTGCGACAGGACTCCTCCTTGCCGCTCCTTTTCTCTATCTGTCCATCATGTTTGCTCAAGTTAGCACGGTGGCCACTTAT gtttttattttctttggcGAGACGTTCTTGTCGATGAATTGGGCCATAGTTGCAGACATTCTTCTG TATGTAGTGATCCCCACACGGCGCTCCACAGCAGAGGCCTTTCAGATCGTCCTCTCACACCTGCTGGGTGATGCTATCAGCCCTTACCTCATCGGAGTG GTATCAGACTCGATAAAGTCATCAGATTCGTACATGTGGGAGTTCCGTTCTCTTCAGATATCCCTCCTGTTGTGCTCTTTTGTGGCCGTGGGGGGCGGAGCTTTCTTCCTGGCAACGGCCTTCTTTATCGAGAAAGACCGAAATCTGGCTGAAAATTATGTGCCCTCTG
- the LOC135770818 gene encoding protein spinster homolog 1 isoform X3, protein MADRTSDSDGDAPVSDSPKQRPKRRRIIDPTSITTVPIYSNKVNRSLNLKPTTFTQSNLTEEEKDGPLWSPPPPRTEKQSTSINLSDSEEEPQQIQAQEILRSPSPPPPCSPPVKQSRQANQKIKKLDAIGSFACLSPVYQEPVIEYRNSPSPVNDDDDDEIIILSDNKRKRRHPNTEHSDVAREISLKFRCRTELHKIPILSTAPLSKAVEQLAIKLSVRPSQILLLRKDVELPVHSSVSELGLGIADIIAVMSGEPADTTPFFSDDNEGEGPTENGAVSSPPEEESASGVSSSRAILTVAVLCYINLLNYMDRFTVAGVLTDIEKFFKISDGKSGLLQTVFICSYMFLAPLFGYLGDRYNRKLIMSGGILFWSIVTLASSFVGKDHFWALLLTRGLVGVGEASYSTIAPTIIADLFIKEKRTNMLSIFYFAIPVGSGFGYIVGSRVAAVAKDWHWALRVTPGLGLLAVILLIFVVQEPKRGAIEAHSEDMLHRTSWLEDMKALCRNHSFVLSTFGFTAVAFVTGSLALWAPAFLFRAGVFNGEKQPCFKDNCDDSGSLIFGIITIVTGILGVASGVQASKKLRTKTPRADPLVCATGLLLAAPFLYLSIMFAQVSTVATYVFIFFGETFLSMNWAIVADILLYVVIPTRRSTAEAFQIVLSHLLGDAISPYLIGVVSDSIKSSDSYMWEFRSLQISLLLCSFVAVGGGAFFLATAFFIEKDRNLAENYVPSDDAPIVVPKRGRSTKVSVSSVLI, encoded by the exons ATGGCTGATCGG ACATCAGACAGTGACGGGGATGCACCTGTATCAGACTCTCCAAAACAACGTCCCAAACGTCGCCGCATTATCGACCCCACATCCATCACAACAGTACCCATTTATTCCAACAAG GTAAACAGGTCCTTAAATCTGAAGCCAACGACTTTCACACAAAGCAACCTCACAG AGGAGGAAAAGGATGGTCCTCTATGGTCTCCGCCTCCACCACGAACAGAGAAACAGTCAACAAGCATCAATCTGAGTGATTCAGAGGAGGAGCCACAACAGATTCAAGCTCA GGAAATTCTTCGCTCCCCCTCTCCACCTCCACCATGTAGTCCACCGGTCAAACAAAGCAGACAGGCAAACCAAAAAATAAA GAAATTGGATGCTATTGGCTCTTTTGCTTGTCTGTCGCCTGTGTATCAAGAACCCGTTATTGAGTACAGAAACTCTCCATCTCCTgtaaatgatgatgatgatgatgagatcATCATTCTTTCTGACAACAAACGGAAAAGACGTCACCCGAATACTGAGCACAGTGACGTGGCACGAGAAATCTCACTAAAATTCCGTTGTCGAACAGAATTGCACAAAATTCCAATACTTTCT ACAGCCCCTTTGAGTAAAGCTGTGGAACAGCTGGCCATTAAACTTAGTGTCCGGCCCAGCCAAATTCTGTTATTAAGAAAAGATGTTGAACTCCCGGTTCACTCCTCCGTCAGTGAGCTGGGACTTGGCATAGCTGACATCATAG CAGTGATGTCAGGTGAGCCTGCGGACACCACGCCCTTCTTCTCAGATGATAATGAGGGGGAGGGGCCTACAGAGAATGGGGCGGTGTCATCTCCACCAGAGGAGGAGTCGGCTAGTGGAGTGTCTAGTAGTAGAGCTATACTGACGGTAGCTGTACTCTGCTATATCAACCTACTGAACTATATGGACAGATTCACTGTCGCAG GTGTACTTACTGACATTGAGAAATTCTTCAAAATTAGCGATGGAAAATCAGGGCTGCTTCAGACGG TTTTCATCTGCAGTTACATGTTCCTGGCTCCTCTGTTCGGTTACCTGGGCGACAGGTATAACAGGAAGTTGATCATGAGTGGTGGGATTTTGTTCTGGTCTATAGTGACACTGGCCAGCTCCTTCGTCGGCAAAGAT catttttggGCGCTGTTGTTGACCCGGGGGCTTGTGGGTGTAGGGGAGGCCAGTTACTCCACAATCGCACCCACCATCATTGCTGATCTGTTCATCAAGGAGAAAAGGACCAACATGCTTTCCATTTTTTACTTTGCCATTCCTGTGGGCAG TGGTTTTGGGTATATAGTGGGTTCACGCGTGGCTGCTGTGGCTAAAGACTGGCACTGGGCTCTTCGG GTGACCCCTGGCCTGGGGCTGCTGGCAGTGATCCTGTTGATATTTGTGGTTCAGGAGCCAAAGCGCGGGGCGATCGAAGCTCATTCAGAGGATATGCTGCACAGAACCAGCTGGCTGGAAGACATGAAAGCGCTCTGCAGGAA CCATAGTTTTGTTCTGTCCACGTTTGGCTTCACAGCTGTGGCCTTTGTGACAGGATCTTTGGCCCTGTGGGCTCCTGCATTTTTATTCAGAGCGGGTGTCTTCAATGGTGAGAAACAGCCATGTTTCAAGGACAACTGTGACGACTCTGGCAG CCTGATTTTTGGTATCATCACAATTGTCACTGGTATCCTGGGTGTGGCTAGTGGCGTGCAGGCCAGCAAGAAACTGAGGACGAAAACCCCACGCGCTGATCCACTGGTCTGTGCGACAGGACTCCTCCTTGCCGCTCCTTTTCTCTATCTGTCCATCATGTTTGCTCAAGTTAGCACGGTGGCCACTTAT gtttttattttctttggcGAGACGTTCTTGTCGATGAATTGGGCCATAGTTGCAGACATTCTTCTG TATGTAGTGATCCCCACACGGCGCTCCACAGCAGAGGCCTTTCAGATCGTCCTCTCACACCTGCTGGGTGATGCTATCAGCCCTTACCTCATCGGAGTG GTATCAGACTCGATAAAGTCATCAGATTCGTACATGTGGGAGTTCCGTTCTCTTCAGATATCCCTCCTGTTGTGCTCTTTTGTGGCCGTGGGGGGCGGAGCTTTCTTCCTGGCAACGGCCTTCTTTATCGAGAAAGACCGAAATCTGGCTGAAAATTATGTGCCCTCTG
- the sgf29 gene encoding SAGA-associated factor 29 — MALVSADTKIAELLNELHQLIKQTQEERLRSEHNLLNIQKTHERMQTENKTSPYYRTKLRGLYTTAKADAEAECSILRRALDKIAEIKSLLEERRIAARMAGVYSDTDPPRKTMRRGVLMTLLQQSAMTLPLWIGKPGESPPPLCGAIPASSDYVAKQGDKVAARVKAVDGDEQWILAEVVSYNHSTNKYEVDDIDEEGKERHTLSRRRIIPLPQWKANPETDPEALFSKDQLVLALYPQTTCFYRALIHTPPHRPQDDYSVLFEDTSYADGYSPPLNVAQRYVVACKENKKK; from the exons ATGGCTTTAGTATCAGCAGACACAAAAATTGCAGAGTTACTTAACGAGCTACATCAACTCATAAAACAAACTCAG GAGGAGCGATTAAGAAGTGAACACAATCTTCTTAACATCCAGAAGACACACGAAAGGATGCAGACAGAAAATAAGA CATCTCCATACTATCGGACCAAACTAAGGGGTCTTTACACTACAGCAAAAGCAGATGCTGAGGCTGAATGCAG TATACTTCGACGGGCGCTTGACAAGATTGCAGAAATCAAATCCCTTTTGGAGGAAAGACGAATTG CTGCCAGGATGGCAGGGGTGTACAGTGACACCGACCCACCAAGAAAGACCATGCGCAGAGGTGTTCTCATGACCCTGTTGCAGCAGTCAGCTATGACCCTACCTCTCTGGATTGGCAAACCTGGGGAGAG TCCTCCCCCACTATGTGGTGCTATACCAGCAAGCAGTGACTATGTGGCAAAGCAGGGGGACAAGGTGGCGGCACGTGTGAAGGCTGTGGATGGGGATGAGCAGTGGATTCTTGCGGAAGTGGTCAGCTACAACCACTCCACCAACAA GTATGAAGTGGATGACATTGATGAAGAGGGTAAAGA GAGACACACACTGAGTCGGAGGAGAATTATCCCTCTCCCACAGTGGAAAGCAAACCCAGAGACAGACCCAGAGGCTCTGTTCAGTAAAGACCAGCTGGTGCTGGCGCTTTATCCACAAACCACATGCTTTTACAGAGCCTTGATCCACACGCCACCACACCGG CCCCAGGATGACTACTCTGTGCTGTTTGAAGATACTTCTTATGCTGATGGCTATTCGCCACCTCTCAACGTTGCCCAGCGATATGTAGTGGCCTGCAAGGAAAACAAAAAGAAGTGA